Proteins from one Flavobacterium sp. N2038 genomic window:
- a CDS encoding PfkB family carbohydrate kinase translates to MNKLLIVGTVAFDAIETPFGKTDKILGGAATYIGLSASFFNLQSAIVSVVGDDFPQEHLDLLTSKNIDISGIEIVKGGKTFFWSGLYHNDLNSRDTLVTELNVLADFQPKVPQNYKDADVVMLGNLHPLVQSSVLDQLEKKPKLVVLDTMNFWMDCALPELLDVIKRVDVITINDEEARQLSGEYSLVKAAAKIQDMGPKYVVIKKGEHGALLFHNREVFFAPALPLEDVFDPTGAGDTFAGGFSGFIAQSENISFNNLKNAIIYGSNLASFCVEKFGTERMETLSKAEVAIRLQQFKSLTQFDIEI, encoded by the coding sequence ATGAATAAATTATTGATTGTTGGAACGGTTGCTTTCGACGCGATTGAAACTCCTTTCGGAAAAACAGATAAAATATTAGGTGGTGCTGCAACGTACATTGGTTTATCAGCATCCTTTTTTAACTTGCAATCGGCTATTGTTTCTGTAGTTGGAGACGATTTTCCTCAAGAACATTTAGATTTATTGACTTCAAAAAATATCGATATCTCTGGTATCGAAATTGTTAAAGGTGGTAAAACCTTTTTCTGGAGTGGTTTATACCACAACGATCTAAACTCTAGAGATACTTTGGTTACTGAATTAAACGTTTTGGCAGATTTTCAGCCAAAAGTTCCTCAAAACTACAAAGACGCTGATGTTGTGATGTTAGGAAACTTACACCCATTAGTACAAAGTAGTGTTTTAGATCAATTAGAGAAAAAACCAAAGTTAGTAGTTTTAGACACTATGAACTTTTGGATGGACTGCGCTCTTCCAGAACTTTTAGACGTTATTAAACGAGTAGATGTTATTACAATCAATGACGAAGAAGCAAGACAACTTTCTGGTGAATATTCATTAGTAAAAGCGGCTGCCAAAATCCAGGATATGGGACCAAAATATGTGGTGATCAAAAAAGGAGAACACGGCGCACTTTTATTCCACAATAGAGAAGTATTTTTTGCACCAGCTTTACCATTAGAAGATGTTTTTGATCCAACAGGAGCAGGAGACACTTTTGCAGGTGGTTTCTCTGGATTTATTGCACAAAGTGAAAATATTTCATTTAACAATTTGAAGAATGCAATTATTTATGGTTCAAATTTAGCTTCGTTCTGCGTAGAGAAATTTGGAACTGAAAGGATGGAGACATTAAGCAAAGCAGAAGTAGCGATTCGATTACAGCAATTTAAGTCGTTAACTCAGTTTGACATAGAAATATAA
- a CDS encoding alpha/beta hydrolase family protein, with translation MLKAKKIYTNSLLIVLFFVTSYASALPPNFTTKEIKFVSEGISLAGTVFTPNNIQTAVVIVHGSGQEKRMIDFATILANNGIAVLTYDKRGVGESAGIYAGPEVGTNNVDFSNLNLLSLDASAAVNTLSKSLSNNKISIGLIGGSQAGWIIPLAAEKNKEVKFMTIFSGALITVKEQLRFQFYTNGDKKFWDTHSEEEARKHVFNDPDKYEFVDTDPKGILAKLSIPGIWIFGGKDIQVPVKLSIEYLDKLKSKGKHYEYKLFPNLGHNTAFSDDEEPMKDAINWIKNINKLKNHK, from the coding sequence ATGCTAAAAGCAAAAAAAATATACACGAATTCGCTCTTAATAGTACTGTTTTTTGTCACTAGTTATGCATCAGCACTTCCACCCAACTTTACTACTAAGGAAATAAAATTTGTTAGTGAAGGAATTTCACTCGCCGGAACCGTTTTTACACCTAACAATATACAGACGGCCGTTGTGATTGTTCACGGATCTGGACAAGAAAAAAGAATGATAGACTTTGCAACAATTCTAGCCAATAATGGAATTGCAGTTTTAACGTATGATAAACGTGGAGTCGGAGAATCAGCTGGGATATATGCCGGGCCTGAAGTGGGAACTAACAATGTTGACTTCTCAAACCTAAATCTTTTGTCTTTAGATGCGAGTGCTGCCGTAAATACTTTATCTAAATCTCTATCAAATAATAAAATATCAATAGGTCTCATTGGAGGTAGTCAAGCTGGATGGATAATTCCATTGGCTGCAGAAAAAAATAAGGAAGTCAAATTTATGACCATATTTAGCGGAGCGCTTATAACGGTTAAAGAACAATTGAGATTCCAATTTTATACAAATGGAGATAAAAAGTTTTGGGATACACACTCCGAAGAGGAGGCAAGAAAACATGTATTCAATGACCCTGATAAATATGAGTTTGTTGACACCGATCCCAAAGGTATTCTTGCTAAATTATCAATTCCGGGAATCTGGATTTTTGGTGGTAAAGACATCCAAGTTCCTGTGAAATTATCAATCGAATATCTTGATAAATTAAAATCTAAAGGAAAACATTATGAATATAAATTGTTCCCAAACTTGGGTCACAATACAGCTTTTTCAGACGATGAAGAGCCTATGAAAGATGCTATCAATTGGATTAAAAATATAAACAAACTAAAGAATCATAAATAA
- a CDS encoding RNA polymerase sigma factor: protein MSTLNDQHYIDRILQGETNLFAVLVDRYKDMIFTLSLKMVKNKEEAEEAAQDTFIKVYNSLSKFKGDSKFSTWIYKIAYNACLDRLKKNKKEDLNISIDEFSSHLVKTMDNALSALEDKERKQAIQNCLNLLPREDNFLLTLFYFEDQNLEEIGKIMDINANNVKVKLFRSRQKLAVILKKQLEPEIVECYERGR from the coding sequence ATGAGTACTTTAAATGATCAGCATTATATCGATAGAATCCTGCAGGGAGAAACAAATTTGTTTGCCGTGCTGGTGGATCGTTATAAGGATATGATTTTTACATTGTCGCTCAAAATGGTTAAAAACAAAGAAGAAGCCGAAGAAGCTGCACAAGATACTTTTATTAAAGTGTATAATTCTTTGAGTAAGTTTAAAGGGGATTCTAAATTCTCAACCTGGATTTATAAAATTGCTTATAACGCTTGTTTAGACCGTTTAAAGAAAAACAAAAAAGAAGATTTAAATATTTCGATAGATGAATTTTCATCGCATTTAGTCAAAACAATGGACAATGCTTTGAGCGCTTTAGAAGATAAAGAACGAAAGCAGGCCATTCAGAATTGTTTAAATTTGTTGCCGAGAGAAGATAATTTTTTACTGACTTTATTTTATTTTGAAGATCAGAATTTAGAAGAAATTGGCAAAATAATGGATATAAACGCTAATAATGTCAAGGTGAAATTATTTAGAAGCCGACAAAAATTAGCCGTAATTTTAAAAAAGCAGTTAGAACCGGAAATAGTAGAGTGTTATGAAAGAGGAAGATAA
- a CDS encoding DUF6249 domain-containing protein — protein sequence MGPEVLVPFSFCATIFGIVYLIYSTRNRERLALIEKGVDASIFLKGRAKGGSAWKIFVVNLAFLLIGSGVGIFIALLITTYTSLNDGAVYPSIIFVMAGIGLLVGFKTAKDLDKEE from the coding sequence ATGGGACCAGAAGTATTAGTACCATTTAGTTTTTGCGCAACAATCTTCGGGATTGTCTATCTTATTTATTCAACAAGAAACAGAGAACGTCTGGCTCTTATAGAAAAAGGCGTTGATGCCAGCATATTTTTAAAAGGAAGAGCCAAAGGCGGTTCTGCCTGGAAAATCTTTGTTGTAAATCTTGCTTTCTTATTAATAGGTAGCGGTGTTGGAATTTTTATTGCTTTATTAATTACAACTTATACGTCATTAAATGATGGAGCGGTTTATCCTTCAATTATTTTTGTAATGGCTGGTATTGGACTTTTAGTTGGCTTTAAAACGGCAAAAGATTTAGATAAAGAAGAATAA
- the rnhA gene encoding ribonuclease HI → MNHEVHIYTDGAAKGNPGNGGYGVVMELVGTPHKKEFYEGFRLTTNNRMELLAVIVGLEKLKKPNMKVLVVSDSKYVVDSVEKKWVLGWEKKNFAGRKNPDLWKRFLISYRKHQVDFKWIKGHNNHPQNERCDQLAVMASQQAKLSVDVYYETIGSKE, encoded by the coding sequence ATGAATCACGAAGTACATATATATACAGATGGCGCTGCAAAAGGAAATCCGGGTAATGGAGGTTATGGTGTAGTAATGGAGTTGGTTGGCACGCCACATAAAAAAGAATTCTATGAAGGTTTTCGTTTAACTACTAATAATAGAATGGAGCTTCTGGCTGTAATTGTTGGTTTGGAAAAATTGAAGAAGCCAAATATGAAAGTTTTAGTAGTCTCTGATTCTAAATATGTAGTAGACTCTGTGGAGAAAAAATGGGTTTTAGGCTGGGAGAAAAAGAATTTTGCCGGTCGTAAAAATCCCGATTTGTGGAAAAGGTTTTTAATTTCTTACCGCAAACATCAGGTTGATTTTAAATGGATAAAAGGGCATAATAATCATCCTCAAAACGAACGCTGCGATCAATTGGCTGTAATGGCATCACAGCAGGCTAAGCTTTCTGTAGATGTTTATTATGAAACAATAGGATCTAAAGAATAA
- the purN gene encoding phosphoribosylglycinamide formyltransferase, translating into MKKIIVFASGSGTNAENIIKYFSKIEIAKVVSVFTNNASAKVIERAKNHQIPVEIFSKNELLERNVLQKIQEIDPDLIVLAGFLLKFPENIIEQYPNKIINIHPALLPNYGGKGMYGMHIHRAIVNNKEKETGISIHYVNENYDEGGIIFQANVALTEEDTPETVAEKIHELEQKHFPEIIHRLLEE; encoded by the coding sequence ATGAAAAAAATCATCGTTTTTGCCTCAGGATCAGGAACTAATGCGGAGAACATTATAAAATATTTTTCGAAAATTGAAATTGCAAAGGTTGTTTCTGTTTTTACAAATAATGCTTCGGCAAAAGTTATCGAAAGAGCAAAAAATCATCAAATTCCAGTCGAAATCTTCTCAAAAAATGAACTTTTAGAAAGAAATGTATTACAAAAAATACAGGAAATCGACCCGGATTTGATAGTTCTTGCAGGTTTCTTATTGAAGTTTCCGGAAAACATAATTGAGCAATATCCAAATAAAATAATTAATATTCATCCTGCGCTTTTGCCCAATTATGGAGGTAAAGGAATGTATGGTATGCACATACACAGAGCTATAGTAAATAATAAGGAAAAGGAAACCGGAATTTCGATTCATTATGTAAACGAGAATTACGATGAAGGCGGTATTATTTTTCAGGCAAACGTAGCCTTAACGGAGGAAGATACTCCGGAAACTGTAGCCGAGAAGATTCACGAATTAGAACAAAAACATTTTCCTGAGATTATTCATAGATTATTGGAAGAATAA
- a CDS encoding acyl carrier protein, with product MSDIASRVKAIIVDKLGVDENEVVTEASFTNDLGADSLDTVELIMEFEKEFDIQIPDDQAENIATVGQAISYIEEAKK from the coding sequence ATGTCAGACATTGCATCAAGAGTAAAAGCGATTATCGTAGACAAATTAGGTGTTGACGAAAACGAAGTTGTAACAGAAGCAAGCTTCACTAATGATTTAGGAGCTGACTCATTAGACACTGTTGAGCTTATTATGGAATTCGAAAAAGAATTTGATATTCAAATTCCAGACGATCAAGCAGAAAACATTGCTACTGTAGGTCAAGCTATTTCTTATATCGAGGAAGCTAAAAAATAA
- the fabF gene encoding beta-ketoacyl-ACP synthase II, which translates to MALRRVVVTGLGALTPIGNNIQDYWNALVNGVSGAAPITYYDTEKHKTKFACEVKNFNIEDYMDRKESRRLDKFAQYAVAASDEAIKDAGLTDDNVDKTRVGVIWGAGIGGLETFQEEVIYYAKGDGTPKFNPFFIPKMIADIAPAHISMRNGYMGPNYTTVSACASSANALIDAFNYIRLGMCDIIVSGGSEAAITIAGMGGFNSMHALSTRNESPETASRPFDATRDGFVLGEGAGALVLEDYEHAKARGAKIYCEIGGGGMSSDAYHLTAPHPEGIGVIAVMKNTLRDAGMNPEDVDHINTHGTSTPLGDVAELKAISAVFGDHAKNININSTKSMTGHLLGAAGAIEAIASILAMKHGIVPPTINHTVVDEKIDPSLNLTLNKPQHREVNVAMSNTFGFGGHNACVLFKKIAE; encoded by the coding sequence ATGGCATTAAGGCGAGTTGTGGTAACAGGATTAGGTGCACTTACTCCTATCGGGAATAATATCCAGGATTATTGGAATGCACTTGTGAATGGAGTAAGCGGAGCCGCTCCTATCACATATTATGATACAGAGAAGCATAAAACGAAATTTGCCTGCGAAGTGAAAAACTTCAATATTGAAGATTACATGGATCGCAAGGAATCTCGTAGATTAGATAAATTTGCTCAATATGCAGTTGCTGCCAGTGATGAAGCTATCAAAGATGCTGGACTTACAGATGATAATGTCGACAAAACAAGAGTTGGTGTTATTTGGGGAGCAGGAATTGGAGGTTTAGAAACTTTCCAGGAAGAAGTAATTTACTATGCTAAAGGTGATGGAACTCCAAAGTTCAATCCGTTTTTTATTCCAAAAATGATTGCCGATATTGCTCCTGCGCATATTTCTATGCGTAATGGTTATATGGGTCCAAATTATACTACTGTTTCTGCATGTGCATCTTCTGCAAATGCATTAATCGATGCCTTCAACTACATCCGTTTAGGAATGTGTGACATTATTGTATCTGGTGGTTCAGAAGCTGCCATTACTATTGCAGGTATGGGAGGTTTTAACTCTATGCATGCTTTATCAACAAGAAATGAAAGCCCGGAAACAGCTTCAAGACCTTTTGATGCAACCAGAGATGGTTTTGTTTTAGGAGAAGGAGCAGGAGCTTTAGTTCTTGAAGATTACGAACACGCAAAAGCCAGAGGAGCAAAAATTTACTGTGAAATTGGTGGAGGCGGAATGTCATCTGATGCTTACCATTTAACTGCACCTCATCCGGAAGGAATTGGTGTTATCGCAGTAATGAAAAATACATTAAGAGACGCAGGAATGAATCCTGAAGATGTTGATCATATTAATACTCACGGAACTTCTACTCCATTAGGAGATGTTGCTGAGTTAAAAGCGATTAGCGCTGTTTTTGGTGATCATGCTAAAAACATCAATATCAATTCTACCAAATCAATGACAGGACACTTACTAGGTGCTGCAGGAGCTATTGAGGCAATTGCTTCAATCTTAGCAATGAAGCACGGAATTGTTCCTCCAACGATTAACCATACTGTTGTAGACGAAAAAATTGATCCGTCATTGAACCTTACTTTAAACAAACCTCAACACAGAGAGGTAAATGTTGCAATGAGTAATACTTTTGGTTTTGGTGGACACAATGCTTGCGTATTGTTTAAAAAAATTGCTGAGTAA
- the rnc gene encoding ribonuclease III has translation MNIIKKIFSKSRSLEDGIFFDTIQKILGFQPSNIEFYRKAFTHRSSNKLDEAGHPINYERLEFLGDAMLSAVIAAHLFNKAPNGDEGYLTKMRSKIVSREHLNELGKDLNLVRFVESKVPVQHFGENIHGNIFESLIGAIYLDKGYSYCERFIQKRVITPYVDIARLEGKVISYKSLVIEWCQKEKRVFHYDIFEDNGIDGQRLFGVKLSIDDKVIARARATSKKKAEEKASQRAYFAFQEKIDKK, from the coding sequence ATGAATATTATCAAAAAAATATTTTCTAAATCCCGTTCTCTAGAAGACGGGATTTTTTTTGACACTATTCAGAAAATTCTTGGTTTTCAGCCTTCAAACATTGAATTTTACCGAAAAGCTTTTACTCACAGGTCATCAAACAAGCTGGACGAAGCGGGTCATCCAATAAATTATGAACGTTTAGAATTTTTGGGAGACGCTATGTTAAGTGCCGTTATTGCCGCACATTTATTTAATAAGGCCCCAAATGGAGATGAGGGTTATTTAACAAAAATGCGCTCTAAAATAGTAAGCCGTGAACACTTAAACGAACTCGGTAAAGATTTAAATTTAGTGCGATTTGTAGAAAGTAAAGTACCTGTACAGCACTTTGGAGAAAACATACACGGTAATATTTTTGAATCACTGATTGGCGCTATCTATCTGGACAAAGGGTACTCTTATTGCGAAAGATTTATTCAAAAAAGAGTCATTACACCTTATGTCGATATTGCAAGACTTGAAGGAAAAGTAATTAGTTACAAAAGCTTAGTTATCGAATGGTGTCAGAAAGAAAAAAGAGTTTTTCATTATGACATTTTCGAAGATAACGGTATTGACGGACAACGCTTATTTGGTGTAAAATTAAGCATAGACGATAAAGTAATCGCAAGAGCGCGAGCAACTTCGAAAAAGAAAGCAGAAGAAAAAGCATCCCAACGTGCTTATTTTGCATTTCAAGAAAAAATTGACAAGAAATAA
- a CDS encoding IPExxxVDY family protein, which yields MAIHRLDLDEFDEIDYYLMAIHTSLEDYRLAYFINKNLPINLSKSKNEIHAQTKEGEANFSRFYYYDSEKAVSWNLIQNKNEIISVSTNDFQNLFSNETSEVSTTIHLLPEFKKVDFFLKIENSEEAVDFSEIQQHLNSIESVAAVYAVDTNKIKSKNNLIF from the coding sequence ATGGCTATTCATAGATTGGATTTAGACGAATTTGACGAAATTGATTATTATTTAATGGCAATTCATACTTCATTAGAAGATTATCGATTGGCCTATTTTATCAATAAAAACCTTCCGATTAACTTAAGTAAGAGCAAAAACGAGATCCATGCTCAAACAAAAGAAGGCGAGGCAAATTTTTCGAGATTTTATTATTATGATTCTGAAAAAGCTGTTTCATGGAATTTGATTCAGAATAAAAATGAGATCATTTCCGTGAGTACAAATGATTTCCAGAATTTGTTTTCTAATGAAACAAGTGAGGTTTCTACAACAATTCATTTACTTCCTGAATTCAAAAAAGTAGATTTTTTCCTGAAAATTGAAAACAGCGAAGAGGCTGTCGATTTTTCAGAAATTCAACAACATTTAAATTCAATAGAAAGTGTTGCGGCTGTTTATGCTGTGGACACCAATAAAATAAAATCAAAAAACAATCTAATTTTTTAA
- the pyk gene encoding pyruvate kinase, with product MLTNKKTKIVATLGPACSTREIIKDMIEAGVNVFRINFSHADYEGVKEKIDIIRGLNEEFGYTTAILGDLQGPKLRVGVMEEGTVVHDGDEITFTTAEDIIGNAKKAFMKYQNFPNDVNVGERILLDDGKLIFEIVSTDKKTEVVAKVIQGGELKSKKGVNLPNTKISLPALTEKDIADAIFAIEQKVDWIALSFVKTPRDLQDLQELIAKHSDVKIPIIAKIEMPEALENMDKIVAYCDGLMVARGDLGVELPAHEVPLVQKDLIRRAKTARIPVIVATQMMETMITSLTPTRAEVNDVANSVMDGADAVMLSGETATGNYPVQVIQRMTQICEAVENSELIHVPQNTPQIKTKRFVTKTVCHQAALLANEIEAKAICTLTNSGYTAFQISAWRPSSAHILVFTSNRRILTQLNLLWGVKSFFYDNEESTDDTVTDVNRIAVEKGYATKGDYLINLAAMPIKDKGMVNTMRVSEIE from the coding sequence ATGTTAACAAACAAGAAAACCAAAATTGTTGCTACACTTGGTCCCGCATGTAGTACGAGAGAGATTATCAAGGATATGATCGAGGCAGGGGTTAATGTGTTTAGAATCAATTTTTCGCATGCTGATTACGAAGGAGTAAAAGAAAAAATCGATATTATTAGAGGCTTAAACGAAGAGTTTGGTTATACTACTGCAATTCTTGGTGATTTGCAAGGACCAAAACTTAGAGTTGGTGTAATGGAAGAAGGTACTGTTGTACATGATGGAGACGAAATTACTTTTACAACTGCAGAAGATATTATCGGAAATGCAAAAAAAGCATTTATGAAATATCAGAATTTCCCAAATGATGTAAATGTTGGAGAGCGTATTTTGCTTGACGATGGTAAACTTATTTTTGAAATTGTTTCAACAGATAAAAAAACAGAAGTTGTTGCTAAAGTTATTCAAGGTGGAGAATTAAAATCTAAAAAAGGGGTTAATCTTCCAAACACAAAAATATCTTTACCGGCTTTAACCGAAAAAGATATTGCTGATGCTATTTTTGCAATTGAGCAAAAAGTAGACTGGATTGCACTTTCGTTCGTGAAAACGCCACGCGATTTACAAGATTTACAAGAATTGATTGCGAAACATTCTGATGTTAAAATTCCAATTATTGCTAAAATTGAAATGCCGGAAGCTCTTGAGAACATGGATAAAATTGTAGCATATTGCGATGGTTTAATGGTGGCTCGTGGAGATCTTGGAGTTGAACTTCCTGCTCATGAAGTTCCATTGGTTCAAAAAGACCTGATCAGAAGAGCAAAAACTGCCAGAATTCCTGTTATCGTTGCTACTCAAATGATGGAAACAATGATTACAAGCTTAACTCCAACAAGAGCAGAAGTTAATGACGTTGCAAACTCAGTAATGGATGGTGCAGATGCTGTAATGTTGTCTGGAGAAACTGCTACAGGTAATTATCCGGTACAGGTTATCCAGAGAATGACACAAATTTGTGAAGCAGTAGAAAATTCTGAACTTATTCATGTTCCACAAAACACACCTCAAATTAAAACAAAACGTTTTGTTACTAAAACAGTTTGTCATCAGGCAGCTTTGTTAGCAAACGAAATTGAAGCTAAAGCTATTTGTACCTTAACAAATAGTGGTTATACCGCTTTTCAAATTTCAGCCTGGAGACCATCTTCTGCACATATTTTAGTATTCACTTCAAACAGAAGAATCTTAACACAATTGAATTTGTTATGGGGAGTTAAATCTTTCTTCTATGATAACGAAGAAAGCACTGATGATACTGTTACTGATGTAAACAGAATTGCAGTTGAAAAAGGTTATGCTACAAAAGGAGATTATTTGATTAACCTTGCAGCAATGCCAATTAAAGATAAAGGAATGGTTAACACCATGAGAGTTTCTGAAATCGAATAA
- a CDS encoding arylsulfatase: protein MKKSNFRNAILLFALACFAAPQIEAQNAKKPNILVLWGDDIGTTNISAYSDGLMGYTTPNIDRLANEGLRFLHYYGEQSCTAGRAAFLTGQHGLRTGLTKVGFPGAPMGMSQLDPSVGGIMKNLGYVTGQFGKNHVGDRNESLPTVNGFDEFFGNLYHLNAEEEPELPDYPKDPEYLKKFGPRGVLKCTATNVDDATTDPRFGRVGKQKIEDTGALTKKRMETVDDETSAAAIDFIKRQNAAGKPFFCWFNATRMHLRTHVRKEHRGRYTHGDSEYIDGMIEHDETIGSILKALDELGIADNTIVVYSTDNGPHMNTWPDGAMTPFRSEKNTNWEGAFRVPCIVRWPGHIKPGVTTELMSHNDWIPTFASIAGEPDIVNKLLKGYSANGKTYKVHLDGFDQSKFLEGKTQKSARDKFFYTDDDGLLVGLREGDYKYVFAEQRLEGTLGVWAEPFTKLRLQKIFNLYQDPFERADITSNTFWDWQLNHVQLMYGAIQDVVVFAETFKDYPPRSIPPSFSAYTIMEEAMKDIKAKQYIEKNVMPKLKEEAEDTSKKKK, encoded by the coding sequence ATGAAAAAAAGTAATTTCAGAAATGCAATACTGCTCTTTGCATTGGCCTGCTTTGCCGCTCCACAGATAGAAGCCCAAAATGCAAAAAAACCGAATATCTTAGTCCTTTGGGGCGATGATATTGGAACTACCAATATTAGCGCCTATAGCGATGGACTTATGGGATATACCACACCCAACATTGATCGTTTAGCAAATGAAGGGCTGCGTTTCCTTCATTATTACGGAGAACAAAGCTGTACTGCAGGACGTGCTGCTTTTTTAACGGGACAGCATGGTCTTAGAACAGGACTTACAAAGGTTGGTTTTCCGGGAGCACCAATGGGAATGAGTCAGTTAGATCCTTCAGTTGGTGGAATAATGAAGAATTTAGGATATGTAACAGGTCAGTTTGGTAAAAATCACGTTGGAGATCGTAACGAAAGTTTACCAACTGTCAACGGCTTTGATGAATTTTTTGGTAATCTGTATCACTTAAATGCCGAAGAAGAACCAGAATTGCCAGATTATCCTAAAGATCCGGAGTATTTGAAAAAATTTGGACCAAGAGGAGTTTTAAAATGTACAGCAACAAATGTTGATGATGCGACAACAGATCCTAGATTTGGAAGAGTAGGAAAGCAAAAAATTGAAGATACCGGAGCACTTACTAAAAAAAGAATGGAAACCGTTGATGACGAAACATCAGCAGCAGCTATTGATTTTATCAAAAGACAAAACGCTGCGGGCAAACCATTTTTCTGCTGGTTTAATGCTACTCGTATGCACCTTCGTACACACGTTAGAAAAGAACACAGAGGAAGATATACACATGGAGACAGTGAATATATTGATGGTATGATCGAACATGATGAAACTATCGGAAGCATTTTAAAAGCTTTAGACGAGTTAGGAATTGCAGATAATACTATTGTGGTATATTCTACAGACAATGGCCCTCATATGAACACATGGCCTGATGGAGCCATGACACCATTCCGTTCAGAAAAAAATACAAACTGGGAAGGAGCTTTCCGTGTACCTTGTATCGTGCGTTGGCCAGGACACATTAAACCAGGAGTAACTACTGAATTAATGAGCCATAATGACTGGATTCCTACATTCGCTTCAATTGCAGGCGAGCCAGATATCGTAAATAAACTTTTAAAAGGTTATTCTGCAAACGGGAAAACATATAAGGTTCACTTAGATGGTTTTGATCAAAGTAAATTTTTAGAAGGCAAAACACAAAAAAGCGCCAGAGATAAATTCTTCTATACAGATGATGATGGTCTTTTAGTTGGTTTGAGAGAAGGAGATTATAAATATGTTTTTGCTGAACAACGGCTAGAAGGAACATTGGGAGTTTGGGCAGAACCTTTTACAAAACTTCGTCTGCAAAAAATATTCAATTTGTATCAGGATCCTTTTGAAAGAGCCGATATAACTTCAAATACTTTTTGGGACTGGCAACTGAATCACGTACAATTAATGTATGGAGCAATTCAGGATGTGGTTGTTTTTGCAGAAACATTTAAAGATTATCCACCAAGATCAATTCCACCAAGTTTCTCAGCTTATACTATTATGGAAGAAGCTATGAAAGATATCAAGGCAAAACAATATATAGAAAAAAATGTGATGCCTAAATTAAAAGAAGAAGCAGAAGATACTTCAAAAAAGAAAAAATAA
- a CDS encoding HAD family hydrolase, with translation MQKKILLIPAMIFLFISCKKSEEGTTVNPKDSTESTVTSGDPLPSWNDGALKKDIIAYVEKVTKEGSPDFIPIEDRIATFDNDGTLWAEKPYVQELFAFYRVKKMVEANPALAQKQPFKAVVEKDKTFFEKGGDKALIELVAATHTGMTEDEFEASTKEFFAGAQYPGKNVPIKQIRYQPQLELLNYLRANGFKTFIVTGGTVEVVRAISQDYYGIPKDQVVGTSFKYKFDDAKNAILREPALDHFNDKEGKPVGIQLHIGQRPVFACGNEGGAGDLAMLRYSQGNKYPSFQLIVNHNDSIREYNYQEKDNLSLSTAAKYKYHVISMKDDWKKIFPDK, from the coding sequence ATGCAAAAAAAAATATTACTAATCCCTGCGATGATTTTTTTATTTATTTCATGTAAAAAATCTGAAGAAGGTACAACAGTTAATCCAAAAGATAGTACAGAAAGTACTGTAACCAGTGGTGATCCTTTACCTAGTTGGAATGACGGAGCTTTAAAAAAAGATATTATTGCATACGTTGAAAAAGTAACTAAAGAAGGAAGCCCTGATTTTATTCCGATAGAAGATAGAATTGCAACCTTTGACAATGACGGAACACTTTGGGCTGAAAAGCCTTATGTTCAAGAGCTATTTGCTTTTTATCGAGTTAAAAAAATGGTAGAAGCAAATCCTGCTTTAGCACAAAAACAGCCTTTTAAAGCTGTTGTAGAAAAAGACAAAACTTTTTTTGAAAAAGGAGGAGATAAAGCACTTATAGAATTGGTTGCTGCAACTCATACCGGAATGACCGAAGATGAGTTTGAAGCTTCTACAAAAGAGTTTTTTGCTGGTGCCCAATATCCTGGAAAAAATGTTCCGATAAAACAAATCAGATACCAACCTCAATTGGAGCTTTTAAATTATTTGCGCGCAAATGGTTTCAAAACTTTTATTGTTACTGGTGGAACGGTTGAAGTTGTCAGAGCAATATCTCAGGATTATTATGGGATCCCAAAAGATCAGGTTGTTGGAACTTCATTCAAATATAAATTTGACGATGCTAAAAATGCAATCTTAAGAGAACCTGCTTTAGATCATTTTAATGATAAAGAAGGAAAACCTGTCGGGATACAATTGCATATTGGCCAAAGACCAGTTTTTGCCTGTGGAAACGAAGGCGGAGCCGGAGATCTTGCCATGTTAAGATATTCTCAGGGAAATAAATATCCCTCTTTTCAATTGATTGTAAACCATAACGATTCTATAAGAGAATACAATTATCAGGAAAAAGATAATCTGTCGCTAAGCACTGCTGCAAAATACAAATATCATGTAATCAGCATGAAAGATGACTGGAAAAAAATATTCCCTGACAAATAA